A window of Asterias amurensis chromosome 10, ASM3211899v1 genomic DNA:
tttatgcaatgtcaagaaatatgattggggctgggcctgGCAAGatctaaaattaaggtcatcaatcgttcctgatcaatgttgggtaatccactaagcctatagagtgcttaggaaaagctgcaagattgatagaattattactttttaatgttcgaaattcagtatgaagaaaaagaaaattcaaagtgtatttttctgtttggggaaaaaagtctatttttgagacagtactgttaacatcaggatacacttgcccaagtttttctaccagaaaaaaaagacaaattttggacctgatcaaaaccgaaaggaaaatactctgagacccctgaaaaaaatgacattttgagggccaaaatatggtaaaaatgttgattttgcaagttctaaaaacatattctaatgcatgttctaaaaatagcaaaagggtgaaatttatagcaatattttcttgtcccaagtaaagccaaggatgatactttgtagtgatggaaaaggttttatgaaatatttttgattttggtggagttgtaaatattaactaaaacacagtttttcagacccccaaatcggcctaaagtggcctaaatacaaataaactgttaccatggcaacgtgttatattatgatttgaaatgtaaacgctgtttatttggaccccaggtccctaccatccacaaagtataagaaaaatgttccttattttttaccgtggacacgtatgtcgatatatgtgaaaagacccttaaaaaggcatttttcacgttttggggaaaaaagtctagttttgaggcagtactgtcacaacaggatacaattgcccaagtttttgacaccagatatggaaagaccaatgtttgccctaatcacagccgaaaggagaattttctgagacccctggcaagttgacattttggggtccaaaaatagggtaaaaatgtcgattttgcaagttctaaaaacatactgtaatgcatgatgcaaaaatagcacaagggtgatatttaaagcaataattttttttctcaaggaaggccaaggatgatactttgtagtgatataaaaggttttttgaaaaatttttgcattttggtggggtggagttgtaaatatgagctaaaaaccagtttttcagacctcaaaatcggcctaaaatggccaaaaaacaaaatgagctgtaaccatggcaacgggctatatatggaattaaaaatgcaattttgtttacttgcaccccaaggcccttccacccacaaagtataaaaaaaattcattttttgaccgtgagcaagtatgtcaattatttacctgaactgactcttaattaTTATTCTGTTGTGTTTGATTTGGTTATTTGGTTATTATGAAAGTATTTCGCGATCAGCTCACTGTGTCATTAAGACGACTATAACTTTGTTTTAAGACAATGTACATAAGACATATATTTCAATAGAACTAACCTTTACATCCCAATAGTTCAACACGTATCCATAGAGAGCCATCAGTCTGGTTTAGTATGATGCGGATATAACGAGCAATGACTGGTGGATTGAATATGCTGGTAGCTACCGAGTCTGCTGCGGTGTTTCTTCGGATAATCTGTTcagaaacaataaaacaattcatgTAAGTTAAACATGTCTATTAACTTGGCCACATTAGACCAGTCAACTTTACTCAAACTAATATTCGATTGccaaatttgaattcgagaATATAAGTCTGATTGAAAAATCCTTCCCAAAATGTTTGGCTGAAATGCAGTGATAAAAGCCAGCGACATTGTGGTTTGACAATCAGCAAGTTGAACAAGATCAAGCAGTTTCGTAGTTCTTAGTGTGGGACTAAATGGATTGAtaaaatcaatattttattgATTAACAAACCAGTGTTTGAACATACAGTTTTGATTTTAAGACGCAGCAATAACCTTTTCGGAGTGTAGATTACAGTTCCTTACCTGTGTTGAATCCATAGTAACCCAAGTGCTCTGGTCATCACTGTACTCTAGCTGGTACCCATAACCTATATCTACACTGGTTCCCTGATCAGATCCCTGCAGCATCATCATTCCCTCCACTATCACTTTAAATCCTAGATCAATCTGTAGCCACGGGTTGATGTCAATAGGATCAGGGCACCAGCCAATAGTATTGTTGTTTGCTGATTGAGTGAGTCGTGCATTGcttggttgacagttaccaTCTTCCCTCTGCTGTGTACTTGATGCTGTGATTCTGAAGTCTGGAATGCTGCCGTCTCCCATTCCAAGACGATCCAAACAAAAGAAGCGTTCTATATCAGGCAATAATAAagtataataacaacaattggGTTTATTGAAGTGTATTTTGTTAATGCAGACTTTGATTTCATAATGGTCATAATTTACTGGCTTAAAAACACACCGAATCTGTTTCGGAACAAAACAAGCAAGTAAATATTACACTACCATTGACAGAattgttattaaaaatgttgaaacaaGATTGTGTATTTGCCACTTTGCACTATATTTTTCTTTGCAGAATCGATTTTTTTGTTGgcattaataaataaacataatacGCCCATAAAACACGTTTAAATAAAACGCAACAGTATTTAATAAACAGCGATTGTCTATAGTAATGTTTTCATTTCACCAAATGAGATCAAGAAGACTGCAGTAAGTGTTCGCTTAAAATAATATGAGacttagaaaataaaaaaacagatccaaaaaatatttcaacaaatacaaaataaacaaataatgtatggttatttgctgttgttgctgtacAAATCAAAAAGAATTGATAATTAAATACAATAGATGTGTTTATGACTTTACCATTACATCCAATGAGCTCTATACGCAGTCCAGGACGAGGGCCTTGATACCCAGTTGGTATGATGCGGATGTAGCGTGCTCTGATTTCCTCATTGAACATGTTGGTTACTCTCGTATTTTGTTCTGTAGTGAATCTCTGGGAAGGATACATAAACGATGCTCAAAGACAACAATAAATCAGAATACCCTAAAGTCGTTTGAAGCTCTTCGTCTATTATCAAGGTTGGGATTAATAAGCAAATCCGTTACTGCTTACTGTTGCAGTTTCTTTGTGCTCAAAGATGCTGCCACCTGTATACCCTTTGAGAAAATTATGttaataaacaatattaactGCATAGGCAATTACTTTTTATGGTGTCGATATTATTATGCAATTAACAGTTTTCCGTTTGATGTATACATacacacatacatacatacaactaaatatttataaaacgcctttacatcaagatcaaagcgtGTTGTAAAGAGCCAGACCAATACAACAGATTACATATTATTAtgatacaagtgagttttgggggttttttaaCAAAGATTTTTATGTATGACGTCATACCTGTGCATTGTCCTCATTAGTCCCTCCTATGAAGCGCATGTCTTGCTCGTTGTCACCGTAAGATACGATAAACTCTGTAACCCAGTACCAGTTGTAGTATTCACCCTGTGTAACAACACCTTGAATCAATACCGGGTGCTTTAGATCCACTTGGAACCATGCACTGTCTATGTCATTCAATGTGGGACACCAGCCACCGTTCACATCTAGCCGTCCGTAAGGGTGCTTGCTGCATTCCTGGTCATCAGTAGACGATGTCGTTATGCTTCCATCAGGGATGGTACCATCTCCCATTCCAAGCTTCTGCTGACAAACTTCATGAgctgagaaaataaaatacatttaaagtgTTTCCATCAAGCCAACCTTAATAGTGAAACCTTTATTGCGAATTTTGGAGCTGGTCGTGTTAAGTTCAGAATAgtttgattttaattaatttttactGAGACATTGGTTAGCGTTAGAAACGCGTTTATTTTGCCTACAGTACATTCTCAAACTAGTATGTCAGTTGAGGTGTAGTCTAATTGTTTACACTTTGAAGGGGAGTGAGGTAGAGTGCAAATACAATCTGACTGTGAGTAATGTTGTTTCTTCATTTGTATGTTTTGTAATTAATGTGCTGTATTGATACTGTGCTCGACTAACAATTGAATACAGTTTGAAATGTCTCAATTGGACGACATTGTGCACTTGGAGAACGTGGTGAGTGATCAACAGCATATGTACATTAATAAATTACATCACTTACCTTTGCAGCCAATGAGTTCTTAATACGCAAGTATGGGTTTGAATTCAAGGCTGTTGGTCTGTTGCGGATGCACCGAGTTTGTTATGTCCAGTATTGATATAATGCAATGTCATGCAATGAGTTGTTGACCTGTAACTTTGGAATTCAGTTTGGTGTGTCTCAATTAAGTGAGTTCTTGTCCAATAAAATTGAATGCGTATTCTTATATTTTATGATGAAGCACGAACGTATAAGTCCATGTTCGAACGATCGGGTGCGTGCACGCAGTCGCAGCGAGTATAAACCGGCTTTAAGCATGCCAATTGAAAACGTTGTGAATGATTGAAACCTCTGCATCCAAGAAGTTCATTTTTCAACGGGAGTAATTCCGTCTATCATTCCCATCTAGTGTCCACAATATCCAACTAGAACCAAACACAACCAATTTAGTATTTAGTATTTAGTATTTAATATGTGTAGTAACCAAAGATGTTCGAGTATGGACTTTCTCCAACATACTGACACTCAAGACTTGCCGTTAAATATTTAGCATCCGTTTCTTGGTATTTTTGGGGTTTCTTACCATGCGTTAACCTTGCTCTTAACCGTACAATAAGGTGCTTCTTTCGATTGATCTATGGTCGTTTGTCTTGCCAAGTGCTAACCCTTTCTGTACCACCTCCTCACTACCACCTTAAATGCTGATATAGCTGCTCATAAAAGTATTCCTTCAGACAGACAAGCTCATTGCTTTGTCTACGTTGAATCATAATTCACGTCCCATCAAATCGTGTAATTCAGCTTTAGAAATTGACAAGGGCTTTCTATCATCTGCATAACGACTATTGCCTACAACTTGGTCACTAATATTTTACATCAACTTCAAAGTTTGCTGAGGCATTGAGCATCAAGCATTGGGCGTAGATCTTAAACGGATACAAATATGTAATACAGCCTTGATGAAACCCCTGCCGAGTATCAAACCAGTCAATGATTGTTAATTTCGCAGGTCGTCAGAGATATAGATTATTGCagtaatgaattctgagacccaccTAGTTAGCACcgagggtttacaaggtactaAGGCGcttacagcagccacagccaggaacaccggggcgaaccccttctcttttcgataagtgcactgggttcttttaaatttacatgcgttacacaacatatGGGACAAAcgcctttacgtcccatccgaaggacgaagcaatggtttagtgtctCGCTGAAGGACACAGTTTTCGCTACAAACTTTGAATATCATTTTTAAGTTAGGTCGTTACTTGTTCAAAAGTTCATGATTTATGGGTTAAtaggcctaataataataataatagtaaacggTTATTCTAAAGCGCATAATACAATAAAGTCTGTATGCGCTTGGGTGGGTGAACAGGTGTTTTAAGTTGCAACTTAAATCGTTCCAGGGTGGGGCAGTTTATGATTTGGTGTGGTACATTATTCCGTAGTTCGGGTGCAGTAAATTGGAAGGCACGTTGAGAATGAGTCTTTAATGAGGCCCCTTCATAATGTATTTGATATGAGCATCCGAAACCGAGTGATctataattttgattttgagagttCCATTTCTCTATTTtactttacataaaataaaatgagatCTTTAGCAACACTAGTTTAATTCATATAGAGTTGGTAGTGCTCTCGCTCAAACCTTTTCGACAGATTTCCCTattaaatatcaaaattgtGCGTTTGGTGATTAAATGATTCACATGACTGCTTTGTGGTCAAACGGTTCACAATAACCTTTCGATAAGAAATATACAGTAATCTATTTATGGACATTTATCTTGAATTAAAAGTTTCGTTTTTGCAAATCCAAGTTTATGTAGATGTTACTTGCAAATCTTTATAATCATGATTATCAACAATCCAGATGAACTTATTTATAGATTtggatattcataaataccccagacagtttcgtcACTCCTATTGGTGTCCATTTTGATAACATCCACTGGTtggcaatattttgtttacttttaactTTAAGATTAGAAGAAGAGGCTAGCATATTAATTCAGGTTAAGATTTAGGCAATAAGCCTGACATTTGAAAACGTGGTGATTGACTGAAACAATACCTCTGCATCCAAGGAGTTCAATACGTAGGGATAGGGCGTTGTTCCAGGCTGTAGGTCTGATGCGGATGTACCGTGCTTGAATAGGCTGCTGGAATATATTGGTAACTGGGGTGTTTCCATCAGTGTTGCCAATGAAtgtctgtaaaaaataaatacaaaccaGAGGTGGAgacacaaataaatacaaaagatTATTAACACTTTGGTTATAAATAGTGGCTGTACTGCATTATTGGAGTGTTTATGTTGTTAATGAATATTGGTAACTGGAGCGTAGTTATTGGAGTTACCAGAGAGTGTCTGTGAAATGAATCAAAGGAATCAGAGGTGGTCAGGATGATAAATATATGAAGTAATAACAATTGATATATAAATCCTGAATAATGGTTGTACTGCTTTATTGAAGTGTGTTTAGTTTATAAGGAATACATGTTGGGATGGAGAGTGTCTTTGCTGAGTACTCTTACCTGTGGAGTAGAGGCCCCATTCACATACAGCCATGCAGTGCCATCAATGCTGTATTGTACCTGGTAGTGTGTCACCCAGTCATAACCCCCTGGTCTGCTGCCCTGTGTGATGACACCCTCAATATGCACGGGATTTATACCCACATCTATTTGGAGCATTGAATCAACGAACAGTCCGTCAGCTGGGAACCAAGAACGGTTCAGGTTCAGTCGTGCATTACTTGGCTGCCGATATGAATCCCGCTGACTAGATGCTGTGATCCTATCATCAGAAATACTCCCGTCTTCCATTCCAAGTTTATGTCCACACTGTATATCAACTGGAACCAAACACATCGCATTAAGCCTTCaatcatttgttttaaatatacatttatatttactttttgATGGGTAGGATTAATATTTGCCTGTTGCGggttattttgcatttttaacgttCTTAACCCATTCTGCATTTTTACTTTTTAGCATCTCTATTGTTGAATGTTTatgatttttattgtaaataattatagattGTTAATATTTTGCCCAAGGGCATTGGCATTGAAAGCCCTAATTCGGCCTacggttttgttttgtaaagcttTTTAATTCCTGGCAGGTTTccatggcttttgttttgttattgtttgtattttgtatgtgttttatgccaaataaattataataataataataacaaactgcTTATAAAAAAGAtagtaaatttcatttcaacttTTGCCAGGAGTCTGGTTtaaaattttgttgtatttaatgTTAACTGACGATTTTGAAACgtgtcatttaaaataacagatTACCGTAAAAACATCGCCCGTGATTCacaaacaattaatattaaacaatttgttcCTGTAAAACATTAATGTATCCTTTATTATAATTTGAATCTTAATATAATCAGGGGAGCCTTGGTAATGGTTTTAACAATGCCATGTATTGAATTATATTGAAAAGAAATGATTTGATTTGCTTTTATaagtacaaaataatgttcGCTGTTCAGAAGGACCTACATCCATTAATTAGTGTcctcaagttttgttttaacatcgttgttttttttttattgtaactaAATCTTGTACATTCCCCCTGTAAACTGTTATGGTTTTCCCATATTCGGCAATTGGCCGCGAtggaaaatgtatttgtttatgattataacaaaacatgtctctgaagaaggtccggttttgaaaaaaaaaaaagctaaggccatctagcCTACTCAATATATAATATACCAGCGATATGTTAACATACCAGTTGGTTGTACCTCGGAGTGCTCCAGAAACATGGTGTAATCGACAGGTCCGACGTGAAACTGTGTCTTCAGCAAATGACCCGTGACGTTATCTTCATTGGTTAGGTCCAGACGGATTGTCCAGTTCCCTTCAGCATCAGTCAGGTTGTGTAGAATCTCATTGCCAAGCCAGAACTCACCATCCGTTGACCCAAAGCCTTTCTTGTATTCTGTCCAATTGCGGTTGAAATTGACTGATCCATTATAGCGCCGCTGGACAACctagaagataataataaaagtagcTCGTGTTTATGTGTATACAAACCGACATTGCGACCTTAAGGAAAAAAGTGTCCACATACACTTCAGACTGACCTTCAACATTAacacttaataaaaaaaaaacatcagttttacaagacgtttttttttactttgttaaaaacaaattccagttacatttttttctcttaTATCGTTGAAGTACTGCTGTGTTTTAGGGATAAATGAAAGCACTGAACTTTCACAACTTGGAAAACGATACAAAATGTATTGCACCCGGTataatttttaaagaatgtGTGTAGTCAATAAGTGCAAGTCGATATGCAACGCGAAACATATAAGTCAGTGTTCTATTATACAAAGACAGAGTTGttggcattatgtttgttcGAGGACCATATGTTAATTAATTGCTTGTTGTGTAATATATTTGAGTTTATATTTGGGAATACAtgttgtctgctaagcaaaataggGTTCTAACATTGGATAAACACAAGTTGTACTTACAATCCAGCCGGTATGCTTCGTCATATCACAAAACACTTTAACTCCTTCATCATTCTGGTAGGGATGGATAGTGTAGATACCATCTTCTTTGAACCCAGCATCCAGCAAAGCTTGACAGTCGCTAAATGTATCTGTTGGATTTGACAAGAGAAAATTATATTGAAATTGGCGTTTGTTATGAGTAGGAGTAACATGTATGTCGGTAGTCTGTGCTAGAATGATCCGAACTGACTCGTCACTGGAGTAGTTCGGCGGTCTGGTtctgaaaacaatattttctagAATAGTCAAGGGTcaagggtttgaatcccactcatgTTGTTTGCCTCTGGAGtgattgtttgtctgttttggtACACGGTGGACTATACACATCGCTGAAGCGCATATGATGTGAGGTTGTATCTTACGCTATTACTTGAGACTTATAGAGCCTTTTGTACTGTATTTAAATAATAACCCTTTAGAGTTCAACAGTTAAACAATAAACTTAAAACAACGTTTTTGCTTACCTTTTTTAGTGGACTGGCATCGATTCCGTTTTGGTACCTGTTTCATGACTTGTGTGACCCAGTGTTGACCAGGAGTATAACCATCAGGTGGTGGTCCAAAATGATGAACTATCATCTTACTCTCACTCAATTCAAGGATTACTAAAGACAAATTAACATTGTATTTTGAATGTATGATTATGTTCTAGTTGAAATTCTTTACATTCACTTAAATGGATGATTGGACTTTCTACACAGTATACGATCACCACTCATCACTCGGGGTTGCCTTTGTCTGTTTATGTTCCCAACATTAAGTATTTAATATTAGGGTTTTCCATGAACCGTGTTAACTGTAAGACACGACTGTAAGCGGTCATGACATGCTTGAATGCGGGACTTACCTCCATTACAAGCCCTTGTTGCTCCTCACAAATAAACCAAATTTAAACGAGACTTACTAGCAACATTTCTGTCAACATTGGTATGGTCCGCAAGCATATCAATGCACACGTTGCAGAACATTGGCTTGCTTGTGTTTAAGGCGATGGATGGTCATTatcttgtgtacatgtatacgtgATTTTATGGAGCTACATATACGAGAAACCTACACTCCGCAGACAAATTTCTGCATGACaacatttatttgttcaaaacatgtaattatattttcatgacatgtatttttattttcaatacatgtaattacattttcattacatgtatttatatttccaatgcatgtatttatattttcaacacatgtacatgtagttgttgccCCACCGGGTTGGCCGACCGCGCAATATGGCAGAGCTCCGtgtgaaaataaatacataaataaatgtaaaaacatgtattgaaaatataaatacatgtaatgtaaatatgattacatgtattgaaaatataaatacatgtaatgaaaatataattcaatgttttaaaaatttaaatacaaGTAATGAAAATAATCATTACATGTATTGAAAGTATAActacaatgtaatgaaaataaattgtggCTAGAAATATTGAAACACTCAGACATAGGTTAGTTTTACAATACAACttgataactcagttggtaaGACAGTTCGGAGTGCAAATTCAAAGTTGGTAAGTAACCATGTTAACAACAGGCAAAATGTTTGGTGGTAATTTCTGTGGTATAATTAAAGTTTGTTTGAAACTATTGGATAATTCAAAACTACTTATAAGAAGGCAGGCATGTCTAAATTTTTTACTTGATTTGTCTAGTTCCAGACAATAGGGCGTCGGAGAGAGCAAATTGACATCAATAACCGTTGCTGACGTGTCATTTAACTTTACTGGAGCGAACTTCAGTAAATGAATCCATGACGGTTAGGATATTGATCAAGGGAGAGATACTTTTATCACGAGAAGGTGTGTGAATCAAATTGAACATTTATTGTGTAGAGAGCAAACAGATACCGTTACTGACGTGTAACTTGAGGCTACTGAAGCACTAGTTCAGAAATCATTGGGGCTAGAAATATTGATAGAAAAGTGAAAGAGTTCTCATGCGACGAGTGTGTGCATCAAAGCGATATTAACAAACAGAAAAGTCAAGAGTCTTGAAGAGCGATATTGATCTACCGGTAGCAGttgatgtataatttatttgatgCAACCCGAGAAACACTTGGTTGAATATGTGACAAGATAACTAGTTTGGAATTTGAACCTGCCACTTATTTGTGGCTGATAAACCGAAAGtcagtggttcaaatcccgttctTAAAACCAAGGAAAAGAAAGAGTCAAATACTATGTTTGCAAAAGACTTTACATTATAGTGGTTGATGTCTATGTTGAAACACGAGAAGCTGTTGGGTAAACCAAGCTTCAAACTCCTGTATCGTTTGTTATATAATTCTTTACGCTGCTGTTATTGCACTGTGT
This region includes:
- the LOC139942971 gene encoding uncharacterized protein codes for the protein MIVHHFGPPPDGYTPGQHWVTQVMKQVPKRNRCQSTKKDTFSDCQALLDAGFKEDGIYTIHPYQNDEGVKVFCDMTKHTGWIVVQRRYNGSVNFNRNWTEYKKGFGSTDGEFWLGNEILHNLTDAEGNWTIRLDLTNEDNVTGHLLKTQFHVGPVDYTMFLEHSEVQPTVDIQCGHKLGMEDGSISDDRITASSQRDSYRQPSNARLNLNRSWFPADGLFVDSMLQIDVGINPVHIEGVITQGSRPGGYDWVTHYQVQYSIDGTAWLYVNGASTPQTFIGNTDGNTPVTNIFQQPIQARYIRIRPTAWNNALSLRIELLGCRAHEVCQQKLGMGDGTIPDGSITTSSTDDQECSKHPYGRLDVNGGWCPTLNDIDSAWFQVDLKHPVLIQGVVTQGEYYNWYWVTEFIVSYGDNEQDMRFIGGTNEDNAQRFTTEQNTRVTNMFNEEIRARYIRIIPTGYQGPRPGLRIELIGCNERFFCLDRLGMGDGSIPDFRITASSTQQREDGNCQPSNARLTQSANNNTIGWCPDPIDINPWLQIDLGFKVIVEGMMMLQGSDQGTSVDIGYGYQLEYSDDQSTWVTMDSTQIIRRNTAADSVATSIFNPPVIARYIRIILNQTDGSLWIRVELLGCKVRWVCEQRLLNEAHIIPDGSSILQIDLLLVTLVEGVIAQGENEPSFQVEYSLDNVTWVNVSHQGAPAGEPQIFHGNTNQTAPVKNTFDQPIRARFIRVTQTDVGYPAVSIELIGCRNDILETAISQAFIIHHHTDNNQDETNCPSLNSEGGWWFNRCSGMPGVDNNLNAEYIQPGDTMGPYKRVIRATEWNGSRIAKTEIKIRRQSPPRG